The nucleotide window ATTTCCTCCCGACGACGAATGATTTAGGAGTTCCATGGCCACCCGACGCCCCAGAGTGCCACGTGCCGGCCGCCCGGCCAGTGGCAACGGGCCTGTGCAAACAGGTTCCGGTTCAGGGGTGCCGGGTGGTTCCATGTCCGGGAATGCAGGACGGACCAACAGCGGTGCAGCGGGGCATCAAAGCGCCCCGTCCGAAGCGAAGGTCATCCGTGCAGACTTCGGCGGCTCCGAGGCGAAGTCCCACGGAGCCAAAGCCGAAGGCCCCAAAAAGAAGCCGTCGCCGTCGGAAGCCCGTGCAGCCGAACGTCGCGAGCTGTCCGGCGCCATCCGGCAACCCATCATCAGCAGGACGACGCCGCAGGATCGGCCGGAGGACGGCGGTGACGGCACCGGAAGCACGCCGGTTCCGGCAAGGGGTTTCTCCGGACGTATGCTGGCCCTCGCCGTCGTGCTGGTGACGATCACCATTCTGCTGGCCCCGTCGGTGCGGATCTTCATCGAGCAACGCTCCGAAATCGCCGCGCTGGAACGCGAAATTGCAGCCGAGCAGAAGACCCAGAGCAAGCTGGAGCGGGAGCTGGCACGCTGGGAAGACCCTGAGTACATCAAACAACAGGCCCGCGATCGCATATTCTATGTAATGCCGGGTGAGACACGTTATCTGGTGACCGGGACCGAGGGGCTGAGCGAATCCGAGGAGCATGCGTCCGTGGCGGCGCCGTCCAACCTGCCGTGGGTGGACGCGTTGTGGGACTCGGTGAAGCGGGCAGCTACCGACGTGCCGGCGGAAGAGAACGCAGAAAAGGCCGAGGAAAAGCCGGACAAACAGGCCGGGAAACCAGCGGAATAGCCGGTCTGCCCGGCTGCAGCGGCGGCCGACGGAACCGAGGCAGCGCCGAAGCGTCGTCCGCATCGGGACAGGACATGGTCGGGAAGCCGGGGCAGCATTCAAGCCGGCCCGGTCTGTCTGCCCGCCCGCCGCACCAAACAGCCCGCACCAGCATGTCCGCACAGTCAGGAAGGACCGCGCCATGGAAGACCCGCGCACACCCACGCCCCAGGATCTGGAGACCCTCAGCCGGCAGCTCGGCCGGCCTGTGCGTGACGTGGTGGAAATAGGAGCGCGTTGTGTCTGCGGCAACCCCCTGGTGGCCACCACCGCGCCGCGGCTGGGCAACGGCATCCCGTTCCCCACGACGTTCTACCTGACCCATCCGATCATCACCTCGGCAGTGTCCCGGCTCGAGGCCGCGGGTGTCATGACCGAAATGACCGAACGGCTCGAACACGATCCGGAACTGGCTGCCGCCTACCGCGAAGCGCACGAGGACTATCTGCGCGTCCGCGATGAAATCGGCGCCCGCACAGGCGTCGGGTCTGTTCCCGAGATTGCCGGTGTCTCCGCCGGCGGCATGCCGACGCGGGTCAAGTGCTTGCACGTGCTGGTGGGCCATTCGCTGGCCGTCGGCCCGGGCGTGAACCCGCTGGGCGACGAGGCTCTGGACGGGATCGCCGAATGGTGGACCAAGGACCGTTGCTATTGCGACGGCGCTTGGGACGTCGCGGCTCCGGCCCCCTCAAGGGACCTGAGCCGCCACACCAAGACCCAGGGCCTCAGCCCGGAAGAGCTCGAGGCCAAGAAGGCCGAACGCCGTCGTGCTGCCGAAGAGGAACCGGCGGGCGAACACGGCGCGCCGGATCAGGAAGAAGGAGCCCGATGAGCCGCGTAGGTGCCATTGACTGCGGAACGAACTCCATCCGCCTGCTGATTGCCGATATCGACGACGACGGCGTGCTGACCGACGTGGTGCGCCTGATGAAGGTGGTCCGGCTTGGCCAGGGCGTCGACGCCACCGGCATGCTCGCCAAGGAAGCCCTTGCACGTACTTTCGCCGCGGCGGAGGAATATGCGGGCCTGTTGCAGGAGCACGGTGCCGAGCGCCTGCGCTTCGTAGCCACGTCCGCCACCCGTGACGCCGGCAACCGGCAGGTCTTTGTCGACGGGATCCGGGAGCGCCTCGGAGTGGAACCGGAAGTCGTCACCGGCGCCGAGGAAGCCGAATTGTCCTTCACCGGTGCGGCAAGCGTGCTGGCCACGGCACCGGGGAAGAAGGTGCTGGTGGTCGATCTGGGCGGCGGCAGCACCGAGTTCGTCCTCGGCACGTCCGAGGGAGTCCAGGCCGCTTTGAGCACGGACATGGGCTGCGTGCGCTTTACCGAACGGCACCTCCAATCGGATCCACCGACCGCCGTCGAAATCGCCGCCGCGGAAACGGACATCAACGCCTACATCGATGCTGTGCTGGCGGACGTCCCGCTCGCTGACACGGACCGGCTGGTCGGCGTGGCCGGGTCCATCACCACAGTGACGGCCCATGCCCTTGGGCTGACCGAATATCAGCCCAACACCATCCACGGTGCGGAGCTGGATACGGCCAAAACCGCCGCCGCCTGCACGTCGCTGCTGTCCATGTCGCGCGCTGAACGCGCCGCGCTGCCCTACATGCATCCGGGCCGGGTGGACGTGATTGGCGCCGGGGCACTGATCTGGCGCACCATTAACAATCGTGTCAATGAACTGACCGCCGGCAGGGTCAACGGGGCCACCGCCAGCGAGCACGATATCCTCGACGGCATCGCCATGAGCGCCGCCCGCGGGTAAGCACGAAGTAACCGACAAGGGCCGCCGGTCCGATCAACGGTAGGATAGTCCGCCATGCCCCCGTAAAGGGGACTGGCAGGACACCGGGGAACCCAGGAAAGAGGACACGCATGCACAGCAGGGCCGGAAGACCGGGCAGTCGGGCCACGGTCCGAGCCGCCGCACTCTCTGTGGTCTCCGTGCTGGCCTTGGTAGGCGGCACAGTCTTCGCCCCGGCGGCGATGGCCGATGCCACCCGGGACAAGCAGTACTGGCTGGACTCCTACGGCATCCGCGAGGCCTGGAAGACTTCGCAGGGCGAAGGCGTCAAGGTCGCCGTCATCGACAGCGGCGTGGACGCCAGCCACCCGGATCTCAAGGGCGCCGTCGTCGGCGGTACGGATGTTTCCGGCGCCGGTTCACCCAACGGGCAGCGCGGCATCGGCCAGACTACTGAACACGGCACCCTCGTTGCCACCTTGCTGGCCGGCCGCGGCCACGCATCCGAAGAGAAGGATGCGGACAAGGAAGCAGGCGACAAGGACAAAGACAAGAAGGACGACGACGAGAAGGCGCCCGAGCCCAAGGACCAGGGCATCGGCGCCGGTACCGACGGCGTTATCGGGGTGGCGCCCAAGGCCGACCTGCTGACCGTCTCCACTTGGCTCGGCTCGCCGAATCCGGCGGGTGTGAGCATTGAAGAACAGATCCCCGCTGCGGTGAAGTGGGCCGTGGACAACGGTGCCAAGGTCATCAACATGTCGCTGACAAGCTCCAGCACGTCCTGGCCGGAAAACTGGGACGAAGCGTTCCTTTATGCCGAGCAGAACGACGTCGTTATTGTGGCCGCTGCGGGCAACCGCGCCGGCGGAACAGAGCAGTCCGGCGCCCCCGCCACCATTCCCGGTGTGCTGACGGTCGCCGGGCTGAACCGCGAAGGCGAAGCGAGCGAAGGCGCCTCGGCACAGAGCATCGTGATTGGCGTGGCAGCCCCCGCCGAGGACCTGGTGGGCGGCCTGCCCGACGGCCTCTACGCTGACTGGTCCGGCACTTCCGGTGCCACCCCGCTGGTCTCTGGCGTTGCGGCGCTCATCCGTGCCGAGTACCCGGAGATGAGTGCGGCGCAGGTGGTCAACCGCATCATCTCCACGGCCAAAGACGCGGGCGTGCCGGGTCATGACCCGATCTACGGTTTCGGAATTCTCGACGCCGAAGCGGCCCTGACCGCGGACGTGGCGGTTGTCGGCGCGAATCCGGTGGGTTCGATCGCCCAGTGGATCACCGTGCACCGCAGGGGACAGGTGGCCCCACCTGAAACCAAGGCCCCCGCCAACCGGGTGGAGGAAGAACCAGCCGTGCCCGAGCCCACCACTCCGGTGGCAGAGGCGCCGCGGCTTGAAGGGGACGTGCTTCCCGCGGTGATCGTGATCGGGTTCAGCCTCGTGTTTATCCTGGTCATCGGCCTCGGCGTCCAGCAGACGCTGCGCGCCCGTCAGGTGGCAGCAGCTGAACAGGGTGGGGCCGACGACGGCGAAGACACGGGTTTCCTGCCGCCGATCCGCGAGCCGCTGCTCAAGGAATCGGGCAAGAGCGTGGGCCAGGGAACCGGCAAAGGCAGCGGTCCGCAGAACCGCTGACCAGAGGGGAGCCTGACCGCGTGCAGCGCCTGCATCACGCGGTTCCGCGCCTGCGCCGGCTACTTAGTGAAAACTTTCACAAAAGGGTTTACACTATTGCGTATGGCATACACTCCTGCTCTTTCAGACCGTCCTCGCGTCCTCGTAGTCGGCGGTGGCTACGTCGGCCTTTATGTGGCCCTTAAGCTCCAGAAGAAGGTTAAGGCCCACGGCGGCATCGTGACCCTGGTGGATCCGCTGCCCTACATGACTTACCAGCCGTTCCTGCCGGAGGTTGCTGCCGGCTCCATCGAGTCCCGCCATGCCGTGGTTTCCCACCGCATGCACCTGAAGCAGACCGAAGTCATCACCGGCCGCGTGACCTCGATCGACCATGCC belongs to Arthrobacter crystallopoietes and includes:
- a CDS encoding FtsB family cell division protein, with the translated sequence MSGNAGRTNSGAAGHQSAPSEAKVIRADFGGSEAKSHGAKAEGPKKKPSPSEARAAERRELSGAIRQPIISRTTPQDRPEDGGDGTGSTPVPARGFSGRMLALAVVLVTITILLAPSVRIFIEQRSEIAALEREIAAEQKTQSKLERELARWEDPEYIKQQARDRIFYVMPGETRYLVTGTEGLSESEEHASVAAPSNLPWVDALWDSVKRAATDVPAEENAEKAEEKPDKQAGKPAE
- a CDS encoding DUF501 domain-containing protein, encoding MEDPRTPTPQDLETLSRQLGRPVRDVVEIGARCVCGNPLVATTAPRLGNGIPFPTTFYLTHPIITSAVSRLEAAGVMTEMTERLEHDPELAAAYREAHEDYLRVRDEIGARTGVGSVPEIAGVSAGGMPTRVKCLHVLVGHSLAVGPGVNPLGDEALDGIAEWWTKDRCYCDGAWDVAAPAPSRDLSRHTKTQGLSPEELEAKKAERRRAAEEEPAGEHGAPDQEEGAR
- a CDS encoding Ppx/GppA phosphatase family protein, yielding MSRVGAIDCGTNSIRLLIADIDDDGVLTDVVRLMKVVRLGQGVDATGMLAKEALARTFAAAEEYAGLLQEHGAERLRFVATSATRDAGNRQVFVDGIRERLGVEPEVVTGAEEAELSFTGAASVLATAPGKKVLVVDLGGGSTEFVLGTSEGVQAALSTDMGCVRFTERHLQSDPPTAVEIAAAETDINAYIDAVLADVPLADTDRLVGVAGSITTVTAHALGLTEYQPNTIHGAELDTAKTAAACTSLLSMSRAERAALPYMHPGRVDVIGAGALIWRTINNRVNELTAGRVNGATASEHDILDGIAMSAARG
- a CDS encoding S8 family serine peptidase produces the protein MHSRAGRPGSRATVRAAALSVVSVLALVGGTVFAPAAMADATRDKQYWLDSYGIREAWKTSQGEGVKVAVIDSGVDASHPDLKGAVVGGTDVSGAGSPNGQRGIGQTTEHGTLVATLLAGRGHASEEKDADKEAGDKDKDKKDDDEKAPEPKDQGIGAGTDGVIGVAPKADLLTVSTWLGSPNPAGVSIEEQIPAAVKWAVDNGAKVINMSLTSSSTSWPENWDEAFLYAEQNDVVIVAAAGNRAGGTEQSGAPATIPGVLTVAGLNREGEASEGASAQSIVIGVAAPAEDLVGGLPDGLYADWSGTSGATPLVSGVAALIRAEYPEMSAAQVVNRIISTAKDAGVPGHDPIYGFGILDAEAALTADVAVVGANPVGSIAQWITVHRRGQVAPPETKAPANRVEEEPAVPEPTTPVAEAPRLEGDVLPAVIVIGFSLVFILVIGLGVQQTLRARQVAAAEQGGADDGEDTGFLPPIREPLLKESGKSVGQGTGKGSGPQNR